A genomic region of Methanobacterium sp. SMA-27 contains the following coding sequences:
- the polC gene encoding DNA polymerase II large subunit, translated as MGYFENLEEETLKLYEIAKEARLKGHDIELVPEIPLAKDLAERVEGLVGPKGVAARIKELEDDISREEVAFLIAREIVTKKDVEGREDSIEVQEQKSDQAIRTALAILTEGVVAAPLEGIAKLKIKRNFDGGWYLAVYFAGPIRSAGGTAAAMAVLIGDYIRISLGLDAYKPTDTEIERYVEEVELYESEVTNLQYSPKPDEVRAATRNIPVEVTGEPTDKIEVSHRDLERVETNNIRGGALLAIAEGVIQKAPKVLKYANILKIDGWEWLGEFSKTSDPKDDDGDAPKVDDKYMRDIIGGRPVLAYPQAKGGFRLRYGRSRNAGLAAMGIHPATMEIVEFLAVGTQMKIERPGKGNCVVPCDSIDGPIVKMKDGSVVKVESEQQGKKIKNQVDEIVSLGDMLVPFGEFLRNNHILLPAGWCEEWWVQTIENSNLYSEGDIDIKSLETANINSKRAFEISEKYHVPLHPKYTYFYHDITRQDINQLVTFLHENIGISDINMDINGGNGNAPKEEDSLNNDPPTGLTIKMGPEKRILEVLGVPHQVVGGNMIIAHDHAYSLLKTLNEPITFSDESTTLEAINKVSPVKIMAKAPIYIGSRVGRPEKTKERKMKPAPHSLFPIGTNGGSRRNIVDAAKKGIISVDIARCKCTECGVGSMQAICPVCGARTVLTSSGKKRINLANLLKKAYKNVGVRKIDEIKGVIGMISKEKFPEPLEKGILRSKNNVFTFKDATIRHDSTNLPLTHFIPREIGVTPQKLIELGYTNDIHGNKIEDEEQMVEIKIQDVVISDNCAEYLIRVSNFIDDLLEEFYGLERFYNIKSREYLIGQLIVGLAPHTSAGVLGRIVGFTKAACCYAHPFFHSAKRRNCDSDEDSIMLLLDALLNFSKIYLPSTRGGRMDAPLVLSSRIDPEEIDDESHNIDAMSKIPIELYEKTLEFAKPSDVLDLVDNVKKRLGTDDQYQGLIFSHETSSIHSGPKLCLYKMLPTMKEKVDGQIKLAERIRAVDQKGVVEGVLMSHFLPDMAGNSRAFSRQKVRCTKCNKKYRRIPLSGECVCGNNLILSISKGSVVKYLEISKDLSQRYPIDNYLIQRIELIESGINSLFESDKSKQSSLDVFL; from the coding sequence ATGGGATACTTCGAAAATTTAGAAGAAGAAACTTTGAAGCTGTATGAAATAGCAAAGGAAGCAAGACTTAAGGGGCATGATATAGAGCTTGTACCTGAAATTCCTCTTGCAAAGGATCTTGCTGAACGTGTTGAAGGACTTGTTGGGCCCAAAGGGGTTGCGGCTAGAATAAAAGAATTAGAAGATGATATCTCTCGTGAAGAAGTTGCATTCTTAATAGCCAGGGAAATAGTTACAAAAAAAGATGTTGAAGGACGAGAGGATAGCATAGAAGTTCAGGAACAGAAGTCTGACCAGGCAATTAGAACAGCTCTTGCAATATTAACAGAAGGTGTTGTTGCTGCACCTTTGGAAGGTATTGCTAAGTTGAAAATCAAAAGAAACTTTGATGGTGGATGGTATCTTGCAGTTTATTTTGCAGGACCTATAAGGAGCGCAGGTGGAACTGCAGCAGCAATGGCAGTTCTTATTGGAGATTATATAAGAATTTCACTGGGACTTGATGCATATAAGCCCACAGACACAGAAATTGAAAGGTATGTTGAAGAGGTTGAGCTCTATGAATCAGAGGTTACAAATCTTCAATATTCTCCAAAACCCGATGAAGTCAGGGCAGCTACTAGAAATATACCTGTAGAAGTTACTGGGGAACCAACAGATAAAATAGAAGTTTCGCACCGTGATTTGGAACGTGTTGAAACTAACAACATAAGAGGTGGTGCTCTATTAGCTATTGCAGAAGGAGTTATACAAAAAGCACCTAAAGTTTTAAAATACGCCAATATCTTAAAAATTGATGGATGGGAATGGTTAGGAGAATTTTCTAAAACTTCTGATCCGAAAGATGATGACGGTGATGCTCCTAAAGTTGATGACAAGTATATGAGAGATATAATTGGAGGAAGACCCGTTTTAGCTTATCCGCAGGCCAAGGGAGGTTTTAGATTAAGATATGGGAGATCAAGAAATGCGGGACTTGCTGCTATGGGTATACATCCTGCAACAATGGAAATTGTTGAGTTTCTAGCTGTTGGAACACAGATGAAAATTGAAAGACCGGGAAAAGGAAACTGTGTAGTACCATGTGACAGTATAGATGGGCCAATTGTCAAGATGAAGGATGGTAGTGTTGTTAAGGTTGAATCCGAACAACAAGGAAAGAAAATAAAAAATCAAGTAGATGAAATTGTATCGTTGGGAGACATGCTGGTACCATTTGGAGAATTTCTAAGAAATAACCATATTTTACTCCCTGCTGGCTGGTGTGAGGAATGGTGGGTTCAGACCATTGAAAATTCCAACCTTTACTCAGAAGGAGATATTGATATAAAATCATTAGAAACAGCTAATATAAACTCTAAAAGAGCTTTTGAAATTTCTGAGAAATATCATGTGCCACTACACCCAAAATATACATATTTTTACCATGATATCACTCGACAAGACATTAATCAACTTGTAACATTTTTACATGAAAATATTGGTATAAGTGATATAAACATGGATATAAATGGGGGAAATGGAAATGCCCCTAAAGAGGAGGATTCTCTAAATAATGATCCTCCTACCGGTTTAACGATTAAGATGGGACCTGAAAAACGAATTTTGGAAGTTTTAGGTGTTCCTCATCAAGTTGTGGGGGGGAATATGATCATTGCGCATGATCATGCATACTCACTTTTAAAAACACTTAATGAACCTATAACATTTTCCGATGAATCAACCACTCTAGAAGCAATTAATAAAGTTTCTCCAGTTAAAATAATGGCAAAAGCACCAATATACATTGGTTCAAGAGTAGGAAGGCCTGAAAAGACCAAAGAAAGGAAAATGAAACCTGCACCACATTCACTTTTTCCCATAGGAACCAATGGAGGAAGCAGACGTAATATTGTTGATGCAGCAAAAAAGGGAATCATCAGCGTGGATATTGCCAGATGTAAGTGTACAGAATGTGGTGTTGGATCAATGCAGGCAATATGTCCAGTATGTGGTGCAAGAACTGTTCTAACAAGTTCTGGAAAGAAAAGAATCAATTTAGCCAATTTATTGAAGAAAGCATATAAAAATGTGGGTGTGAGAAAGATCGATGAAATAAAGGGAGTTATAGGAATGATTTCTAAAGAAAAATTCCCAGAACCTCTTGAAAAAGGAATTCTTCGATCAAAAAATAATGTTTTTACATTCAAAGATGCCACTATTAGGCATGATTCAACTAATTTGCCATTGACACATTTTATACCTCGCGAAATAGGTGTTACTCCTCAAAAACTCATAGAATTGGGTTATACTAATGATATTCATGGAAATAAAATTGAAGATGAAGAACAGATGGTTGAAATCAAAATTCAAGATGTTGTAATATCTGATAATTGTGCAGAATACCTTATAAGAGTTTCAAATTTTATTGATGATCTTTTAGAAGAATTTTATGGACTTGAAAGGTTTTACAATATAAAAAGTAGAGAATATCTTATTGGACAGCTGATTGTTGGTCTTGCACCACATACATCTGCAGGTGTTCTAGGAAGGATAGTTGGATTTACAAAGGCTGCTTGTTGTTATGCACACCCATTTTTCCATTCTGCAAAAAGAAGAAACTGTGATAGTGACGAAGATTCCATAATGCTTTTATTAGATGCTTTATTAAATTTTTCAAAGATATACCTTCCCAGTACTAGAGGGGGAAGAATGGATGCACCATTGGTTTTATCATCTAGGATAGATCCTGAAGAGATAGATGATGAATCGCACAATATAGATGCAATGTCAAAGATTCCAATTGAACTTTACGAAAAAACATTAGAATTTGCAAAACCCTCTGATGTTCTGGACCTTGTTGATAATGTTAAGAAGAGACTTGGAACTGATGATCAATATCAAGGATTAATATTTTCTCATGAGACATCTAGTATCCATAGCGGGCCAAAACTTTGTCTCTATAAGATGCTTCCAACTATGAAGGAGAAGGTTGATGGACAAATTAAACTTGCAGAGAGGATCAGAGCGGTTGACCAGAAAGGAGTTGTTGAAGGTGTTCTAATGTCTCATTTCCTACCTGACATGGCAGGTAACAGTAGGGCATTTTCGAGGCAAAAAGTTCGATGTACAAAATGCAACAAGAAATATAGGAGAATACCTCTTTCTGGTGAATGTGTGTGTGGTAACAATCTAATCCTTAGTATATCAAAAGGATCTGTTGTTAAATACTTGGAAATATCAAAAGATCTTTCCCAAAGATATCCTATTGATAATTATTTGATTCAGAGGATAGAACTCATTGAATCAGGTATAAACTCATTATTTGAAAGTGATAAGTCAAAACAGAGTTCTTTGGACGTGTTTCTATAA
- the nrdD gene encoding anaerobic ribonucleoside-triphosphate reductase — protein MREDIERNERIIAALPTRAQTCVIKNNGIFERFSHEKIVKSCLMVGAPLWAAEKISSYVAKSAYDGVSTAEIKILVYDCLKRVDRKIADKYLASNALRVRTSRDTIEPFDQRKIEKTLIIETDASGELARKIATETWKELKKLDVDYLTAPMIREIVNTKLVEYGLETLRKKYTRLGIPVYNITNLIRNGSRDNANMIHNPETVHKYVADEALKQYALLRILPNELADAHLGGDIHIHDLEFFAGRPINCLQHDLRLFIKHGLKVDGTGDHTSVAGPPNHIETLMNHSGEIMLAAQQNMSGGQSMSLWNVFVAPFAAGQPYEKVKQAVQMFIYNLNMAYAARGSQVPFTSINLEFSVPKFLEDVTAYGPKGKNVGVYGDFEEETRLLQRAFTETLLEGDSDGKPHLFPNTIYVLRDKILNGGFEEDIRRVHELSAKYGTAYFVNMLPKYRGNMANYMGCRTSLSDNWTGDWDKDCFRTGNLAYVTLNLPRIAYNSRDDDDVFDYLDSYMSIGEEVLMLRREQALNCLDNYNLLPFLTQEADEERYYQVDNSTLSFGFVGLNEMLLAHCGEGIEDPDARNFGIKVVKYMNKRTEELKKETGLRWTVLQTPAESTAYRFATLDKEKFGDRAILQGDELASYYTNSSHVPVNSDVLLPEKIKIEEKFHPITLGGHIFHAFMGEAYSDPDSLMSLTNKIAKKSDIGFWAYSSALSFCIKCKTLMKGLQTKCGTCGEETEVEWYDRITGYVQQVGRSRSASGGWNPGKMRELMDRKRF, from the coding sequence ATGAGGGAGGATATTGAAAGGAACGAGCGTATTATTGCTGCTCTTCCTACAAGGGCACAAACATGTGTCATAAAGAATAACGGAATATTTGAAAGGTTCTCACACGAAAAGATAGTTAAATCATGCCTTATGGTGGGTGCTCCATTATGGGCTGCGGAGAAGATTTCTTCGTACGTTGCAAAGTCGGCATATGATGGTGTATCCACAGCTGAGATAAAGATACTGGTCTATGATTGCCTTAAAAGGGTAGATAGAAAAATTGCTGACAAGTATCTGGCATCCAATGCTCTTAGGGTAAGAACTTCGAGGGATACAATAGAACCATTTGATCAGAGAAAGATTGAAAAGACTCTTATTATTGAAACTGATGCTTCTGGAGAACTAGCTAGAAAGATTGCTACCGAAACATGGAAAGAGCTTAAAAAACTTGATGTGGATTATTTAACAGCTCCAATGATAAGGGAAATTGTAAACACTAAACTTGTAGAATACGGTCTAGAAACACTACGTAAGAAGTATACAAGGCTTGGTATACCGGTATACAACATCACTAACCTAATACGAAATGGTTCTCGTGATAACGCTAACATGATACACAACCCTGAAACTGTGCATAAGTACGTTGCAGACGAAGCACTGAAACAATATGCTTTGCTAAGAATCCTTCCAAACGAACTTGCAGATGCTCATTTAGGTGGAGATATACATATTCATGACTTGGAGTTCTTTGCGGGCCGTCCTATAAATTGTTTGCAGCATGATTTACGTTTGTTTATTAAACATGGGCTTAAAGTGGATGGTACGGGTGATCATACGTCTGTTGCGGGCCCTCCTAATCATATTGAGACTCTTATGAATCATTCTGGAGAGATTATGCTTGCTGCTCAGCAGAATATGAGTGGTGGACAGTCTATGAGTCTTTGGAATGTTTTTGTGGCTCCTTTTGCTGCGGGCCAGCCGTATGAGAAGGTAAAACAGGCTGTTCAGATGTTTATCTATAATTTGAATATGGCTTATGCTGCTCGTGGTTCTCAGGTTCCTTTTACCTCTATTAACCTTGAATTCAGTGTTCCCAAGTTTTTGGAGGATGTAACTGCTTATGGTCCTAAAGGTAAAAATGTAGGTGTTTATGGGGACTTTGAAGAGGAAACACGATTGTTGCAACGTGCTTTTACTGAGACTTTGCTTGAAGGTGATTCTGATGGTAAACCTCATCTTTTCCCGAATACTATCTATGTTTTAAGGGATAAGATTCTTAATGGAGGATTTGAAGAGGATATTAGACGTGTACATGAGCTTTCAGCCAAGTATGGTACTGCTTACTTTGTGAATATGCTTCCAAAGTACAGGGGTAATATGGCTAATTATATGGGCTGCAGAACCTCATTAAGTGATAATTGGACTGGTGACTGGGATAAGGATTGTTTCAGAACAGGTAACTTGGCTTATGTTACTTTGAACCTTCCTAGGATTGCCTATAACTCCCGGGATGATGATGATGTCTTTGATTATTTGGACTCTTATATGAGTATCGGTGAAGAGGTGTTGATGCTCAGGCGTGAGCAGGCTTTGAATTGTCTGGATAATTATAATTTACTCCCATTTTTAACTCAGGAGGCTGATGAGGAACGTTATTATCAGGTGGATAATTCAACACTTTCATTTGGTTTTGTGGGTCTTAATGAGATGTTACTGGCCCATTGTGGTGAGGGTATTGAGGATCCGGATGCTAGGAACTTTGGTATTAAGGTAGTTAAGTATATGAATAAGCGTACGGAGGAGTTGAAGAAGGAAACTGGTTTGAGGTGGACAGTTCTTCAGACGCCGGCTGAGTCTACTGCTTATCGTTTTGCAACGTTAGATAAGGAGAAGTTTGGTGATAGGGCGATTTTACAGGGTGATGAGTTGGCTTCTTATTATACTAATTCTTCCCATGTTCCTGTGAATTCGGATGTTTTGTTGCCTGAGAAAATTAAAATAGAGGAGAAATTCCATCCTATAACGTTGGGTGGTCATATTTTCCACGCCTTTATGGGTGAGGCGTATTCAGATCCTGATTCTTTGATGAGTCTCACCAATAAGATCGCGAAGAAAAGTGATATTGGATTTTGGGCCTACAGTTCTGCACTTAGCTTCTGTATTAAGTGTAAAACACTTATGAAAGGTCTTCAAACAAAATGTGGAACTTGTGGTGAAGAAACAGAAGTTGAATGGTACGATCGTATCACAGGATATGTTCAACAAGTAGGAAGGTCTAGATCAGCATCGGGCGGTTGGAATCCTGGTAAAATGAGGGAACTAATGGATAGAAAGAGGTTTTAA
- a CDS encoding preprotein translocase subunit Sec61beta, translating to MAKKDKQVLPPSGAGLVRYFEEETKGPKLTPEQVVIMTIVLAVFCIALRFTYS from the coding sequence ATGGCAAAAAAGGATAAACAAGTACTTCCTCCAAGCGGTGCCGGACTCGTTAGATACTTTGAAGAGGAAACTAAGGGACCTAAGCTTACACCAGAACAAGTAGTAATTATGACTATTGTTCTTGCAGTTTTCTGTATTGCGCTGAGGTTTACATACTCGTAG
- the purB gene encoding adenylosuccinate lyase, which produces MAIHPIEYRYGTEEMRKVWETDNKLQKMLEVEAALAEAEAQMDMIPKEAAVEIKSKANIEFVTSKRVSEIEAETNHDIASIVKALAEVCENDAGEYVHFGATSNDIIDTSQSLLFKESIKILKDRLTQLTKTLLGLAGENKENVCIGRTHGQHALPTTYGMKFAIWADELHRQLNRLDECNERLCVGMMTGAVGTTAALGTDGLAVHKKVSEILGLKPVIISNQIVQRDAHAEFIMDLANIASTLEKMALEIRNLQRTEINEVGESFDPRKQVGSSTMPHKMNPITAERICGISRVIRAYVAPALQNNPLWHERDLTNSSCERIILPESCMLTDYIIKLSLKLFNNLIFKQDNIEKNLNLSHGLIMAERVMAELTRKGVGRQTAYALVRESSMDAYELDSGLKEIISSNKEITKFLTPSEIEEIMDPHTYIGSSIQMVDNVLIESRKWF; this is translated from the coding sequence ATGGCTATCCACCCAATAGAATACAGATATGGAACTGAAGAAATGAGAAAAGTCTGGGAAACAGATAACAAACTTCAAAAGATGCTTGAAGTAGAAGCTGCCCTTGCAGAAGCAGAAGCTCAAATGGACATGATACCTAAAGAAGCTGCAGTAGAAATAAAATCCAAAGCAAACATTGAATTTGTAACATCGAAAAGAGTATCTGAAATAGAAGCTGAAACAAATCACGATATTGCATCAATTGTCAAGGCGCTTGCAGAAGTATGTGAAAATGATGCGGGGGAATATGTACACTTTGGAGCTACATCTAATGATATAATTGATACATCACAATCTTTGCTTTTTAAAGAATCCATTAAAATCCTTAAAGATCGATTAACTCAATTAACCAAGACACTTCTGGGATTAGCTGGTGAAAATAAGGAAAATGTTTGTATTGGAAGAACCCATGGGCAACATGCACTCCCAACAACCTACGGAATGAAATTTGCAATCTGGGCAGATGAGCTGCACAGACAACTAAACCGACTTGATGAATGTAATGAAAGACTTTGTGTTGGAATGATGACCGGTGCAGTTGGAACAACTGCTGCTCTTGGAACTGATGGCCTGGCTGTCCATAAAAAAGTTTCAGAAATTCTAGGACTTAAACCAGTTATAATCTCAAATCAAATTGTCCAAAGGGATGCACATGCCGAGTTCATAATGGATCTTGCCAATATTGCCAGTACACTCGAAAAAATGGCTTTGGAAATAAGAAACCTACAAAGAACAGAAATAAATGAGGTTGGCGAAAGTTTTGATCCCCGGAAACAGGTTGGTTCTAGTACTATGCCCCATAAAATGAATCCAATTACTGCAGAACGAATATGTGGTATTTCTAGAGTAATAAGGGCATATGTAGCTCCTGCACTTCAAAACAATCCACTATGGCATGAAAGGGATCTTACCAATTCATCCTGTGAAAGAATTATATTACCTGAATCTTGCATGTTAACTGATTATATTATAAAACTCAGTCTAAAACTTTTTAATAATCTGATTTTCAAGCAGGATAATATTGAAAAAAATCTTAATCTAAGTCATGGATTAATAATGGCAGAAAGAGTAATGGCAGAACTCACACGAAAAGGGGTTGGAAGACAAACTGCTTATGCACTTGTAAGAGAATCTTCAATGGACGCATATGAATTAGATAGTGGTTTGAAGGAAATTATATCCTCTAACAAAGAGATAACCAAATTTCTTACCCCAAGTGAAATTGAAGAAATAATGGATCCCCATACTTATATTGGATCTTCTATACAAATGGTTGACAATGTATTGATAGAATCAAGGAAATGGTTTTAA
- a CDS encoding DUF5518 domain-containing protein, which yields MVNWGAVIIGFFLSIILGGIFAIIIPIWGGLLGLLLAGMAVGYIVGGDAMNGAVNGALAGVFGAIILSFLLLIAGTLILGIIGFAAATITSLFILVGFIGVMIVMAVGGAIGSVVKNEPEVRVVEYRGP from the coding sequence ATGGTTAACTGGGGAGCTGTTATAATTGGATTTTTCCTTTCAATAATTCTTGGAGGAATATTTGCAATAATTATTCCAATTTGGGGAGGATTACTAGGTCTACTTTTAGCAGGCATGGCAGTGGGGTATATAGTGGGTGGTGACGCAATGAATGGTGCTGTTAACGGTGCACTTGCAGGAGTATTCGGAGCCATAATACTTTCGTTCTTGCTACTTATAGCTGGAACTTTAATTTTAGGTATTATTGGATTCGCTGCAGCCACAATAACCTCTTTATTCATTCTTGTTGGCTTCATAGGCGTAATGATAGTAATGGCTGTCGGAGGAGCTATAGGATCCGTTGTGAAAAACGAACCAGAGGTAAGAGTAGTAGAGTACAGAGGTCCTTAA
- a CDS encoding DUF5518 domain-containing protein: MTDWKAIGIGALINAVLTIVLTIIMFPLFFLGPVIGGFMATYLAHDNTMYYTKNQAEGAADGAVSGVIGGLIIGAIFILGFGALSTIIGPVFTQVGVIAGTITLITGMFITLISVIIGGVLGAIGGVIGFSVKEKGSIRVEVD; encoded by the coding sequence ATGACTGATTGGAAGGCTATTGGAATAGGGGCACTTATTAATGCGGTACTAACCATTGTACTAACAATTATTATGTTCCCGCTATTCTTTTTAGGGCCAGTTATAGGGGGATTTATGGCAACTTATCTGGCACATGATAATACAATGTACTACACTAAAAACCAGGCTGAAGGGGCTGCCGATGGTGCAGTATCTGGAGTAATAGGGGGATTAATAATTGGGGCAATTTTCATTTTAGGATTTGGAGCTTTAAGTACAATTATTGGGCCCGTATTTACTCAAGTAGGAGTAATTGCAGGTACCATAACCTTGATAACTGGAATGTTTATAACACTCATTTCTGTAATTATCGGAGGAGTTTTAGGTGCTATTGGAGGGGTTATAGGATTTTCTGTGAAAGAAAAAGGGTCAATAAGAGTTGAAGTTGATTAA
- a CDS encoding DUF126 domain-containing protein, translating to MIKCRKISKGCAKGEVILTKYPLSFLGGVDPEKGVVTDSNHDLYGKSIGGKILIIPSGKGSTVGSYVLYQMAKNKTAPLAIVAIEAEPIIATGAIMGEIPMVDHPESDIYDLIKNGDQIIVDANLGFLKIL from the coding sequence ATCATAAAATGTAGAAAAATCTCAAAAGGTTGCGCAAAAGGTGAGGTTATACTAACTAAATATCCATTGAGCTTCCTTGGAGGAGTTGATCCTGAAAAGGGTGTTGTTACAGATTCAAATCACGACCTTTACGGTAAAAGTATAGGGGGAAAGATCCTAATCATCCCATCTGGAAAAGGTTCAACTGTTGGTTCGTATGTATTGTATCAAATGGCAAAAAACAAAACAGCTCCTCTTGCAATCGTTGCTATTGAAGCCGAACCCATAATAGCTACAGGAGCCATAATGGGAGAAATTCCTATGGTTGATCATCCAGAATCTGATATTTATGATTTAATCAAAAATGGAGATCAAATCATTGTTGATGCAAATTTAGGTTTCTTAAAAATACTGTAA
- a CDS encoding amidohydrolase family protein, with protein sequence MSYLLINNGILINGNGGTPIQNAAVLIKDNHIVAAGLEESIKIPAEKLNIVDVKGSFILPGFIDTHVHLMTEGFAREETIYTPLSLYFYNAIERMKRTINAGVTSVRDAGLADVGVKLAVDNGIIIGPRLQISVSPLSITGGHFDFWLNSGFDIKPIYPGYPDGIADGEEEVRKTVREIMRAGAEVIKVMVTGGVISANDRPEYPQFSMKELKVIVEEANYRNLQVVAHAHGTKGIKNAINAGANSIEHGTCLDDECIELMISNGTFLVPTFIAMKINKELAEDETSAIPDWSRDDAIRMEKVHENNIRKAYKAGVKIIMGTDSGVVTHGRNLDELGYMCDMGMDPMEAIVAGTKKAAESLGWEEKLGSIEFGKLADIVISKYDPLTNIKSLGDPNNILLVIKDGKIVKNTL encoded by the coding sequence ATGTCGTACTTACTAATTAATAATGGGATTTTAATCAATGGAAATGGAGGAACTCCCATCCAAAATGCGGCTGTTCTAATAAAAGATAATCATATAGTTGCTGCAGGGTTAGAAGAATCTATAAAAATCCCTGCTGAAAAATTAAACATTGTAGATGTAAAAGGAAGTTTCATATTACCTGGTTTCATAGATACCCATGTTCACCTTATGACAGAGGGCTTTGCACGGGAAGAAACCATATACACCCCCCTTTCATTATATTTTTATAATGCCATCGAACGAATGAAACGTACTATTAATGCAGGAGTGACAAGTGTTAGAGATGCGGGTCTTGCGGATGTAGGAGTTAAACTAGCAGTTGATAACGGAATTATTATAGGACCACGTCTTCAGATCTCAGTTTCACCCCTTTCTATTACAGGTGGACATTTTGATTTTTGGTTAAATTCTGGCTTTGATATTAAACCAATATATCCAGGTTATCCAGATGGAATTGCTGATGGTGAAGAAGAAGTTAGGAAAACTGTAAGGGAAATTATGCGTGCAGGCGCAGAAGTAATTAAGGTCATGGTTACAGGAGGAGTGATAAGCGCCAATGATCGTCCGGAATATCCTCAGTTTTCCATGAAAGAATTGAAAGTCATAGTCGAAGAAGCCAACTACAGGAATTTACAAGTTGTGGCCCATGCACATGGAACTAAAGGTATTAAAAATGCTATCAACGCAGGAGCGAACTCAATTGAACATGGAACATGTCTTGATGATGAATGTATAGAACTGATGATTTCCAATGGAACCTTCCTTGTTCCCACATTCATAGCAATGAAGATAAACAAAGAATTAGCAGAAGATGAAACATCAGCAATACCCGACTGGAGTCGTGACGATGCTATTCGTATGGAAAAAGTCCATGAAAATAACATTAGAAAGGCTTACAAAGCTGGAGTTAAAATTATAATGGGAACAGATTCGGGTGTTGTAACACACGGTCGCAACCTTGATGAACTAGGATACATGTGCGATATGGGAATGGACCCTATGGAAGCAATCGTTGCAGGAACAAAAAAAGCAGCAGAAAGTTTAGGATGGGAAGAAAAATTGGGTTCAATTGAATTTGGAAAACTTGCGGACATTGTTATAAGCAAATACGATCCATTAACAAATATAAAGTCATTAGGAGACCCAAATAATATATTATTGGTAATTAAAGATGGTAAAATAGTTAAAAATACACTTTAA
- a CDS encoding DUF5518 domain-containing protein: MIDQKSVIIGFLIALVLVLAMGLIFPIGQFVAVLIGAIVAGYLANKKAKITVVEAALHGILVGIFTGIVQILIVFVRSGFSETVASILIIAALVLIGAYIIIGALGGIVGTLVGVKSTNSPEIKEDQPK, translated from the coding sequence ATGATCGATCAAAAATCAGTAATAATAGGATTTCTAATAGCATTAGTACTTGTTTTGGCAATGGGCCTCATATTTCCGATTGGACAATTCGTAGCTGTACTAATAGGGGCCATAGTCGCAGGATATCTTGCCAATAAGAAAGCAAAAATAACAGTGGTAGAAGCCGCATTACATGGAATATTAGTGGGAATATTCACAGGAATAGTTCAGATTTTAATTGTCTTTGTACGATCAGGATTTTCAGAAACCGTAGCCAGTATTCTAATAATTGCAGCTCTAGTATTAATAGGCGCTTATATTATTATTGGGGCACTTGGAGGGATAGTTGGAACACTTGTCGGTGTAAAATCAACTAATTCTCCTGAAATAAAAGAAGATCAACCTAAATAA